The Anabas testudineus chromosome 1, fAnaTes1.2, whole genome shotgun sequence genomic sequence TTCTGGTAAAATGTGGCAACATAGCTGAGCTTCAAATCCAAGTTAAGGCTCTTTAAAAGTCCTGGAAGAACAGGATACTTCACACCAAACTCTCCTTCCTGAAGAGAAgacatttgttgtttgctgGCATGTCCACCTAGAaaatcaaaaaatatttttaataattcattagtAAACAAATCATTCCACTATTAGAATTTTTTACATTCtcctcatttttacatttcaaagttAAAAGAATGTTTTTGCTGCCTGAGTGAACTGTGAACTTACTATTTTTTCCAGGAACAAACCATTTCTTTGTGCTAAAGAGCACAGGAGTGAAATATCCCGCAATCCCCACTCTGGGTTCCTGCAagattgaaaaaaaatctgGCTTTTAAACATTGCACACATGAGAATTAGTTTTATGACGATGATAACACCATATACTGCCCTATCCTacacaaagcaaacagatgTTATTGATGTTTGATCTAGATTTCGATTTATATAACCTATATTACCTCTGTCGTAAGCTGTGGTCAAAGTCAACATTGCTTTGAGGGGTAATCTGACCATTCACTGCATATGGCTGTGGATACAGtaacaacaaaatgttacaGAGATAATAATATTTCACCCCCATATTTACAATGGATAAAAGTATGTGGTTAATGAACATAATTCTGAGTTACAttaagtgctttttttttgctcacCCCATATGTCAGTAGAAGACCTTGTGGCTTCAACACTGCTCCAGCCCCATTGAATAAACCCTATAAGAAAACAACATCTTAAGGTAATAGTGGTAGTGGCAGGGATCGGGTGGTGTTGTGGTTAGAGTTAGTTCTGCTTAAATTTAAATACCATTTACATATTGTTTTTAGtattggaggaaaaaaaaacattgtttggtCAGTACCAAGGCTAAACCACCAGAGGGCAGTGgtgaaaagtaactaagtacagttttgaggtatTTCTACTTTGAGTATTTCAATTTCATGCACATATGTTTAGATATATATACGATACAAGCACAATATAAATCAACTAGGCCATTATTACCTAAAATGATGTAACAATGTAGGTGTTACCACGTCCTTTACCATATCAGTTTATATTGTGCTTTAGTGGTCCATTCAAATTAAGATTTTTCTGGGATGCTGGGGGCCCTGACCCCATTTACAGCAGATAATACACAGCAGTCTGTGAACAGAAGCTCTACCTCTGTACAGGCCATAGGAGAGATGTGGATCATGTTTATATTGACGACCAGATCCATGCTCTCTGCCTGGATCCCTCCCCAGTATTTCTGTGGCAAAGAAGCATCCAGGTGGATGGCAGGCATCACATTGTTCAGCTGGTAGCGAGCTCTGTACGCTTCTATACTGAGAATGGAAACAAAAGACATACGTTGTTGTTATTTGATGGGCTTTTACCAGCACAGcatgtctgtacagtacatgtccttcagcagcagtgttCAGAGTGTCAGTACAAGTCTCTTCATTTTAACCAACTAATAGCCCAGTTAGATAACCAGTGGCTCGCATCAAGTGCATTACTCGACATTCATTATTACCGTAAATACCCCACATACTTTATACCATGTTTATAAGATAGAGTAGAACTAGTACTGCTACTGGAGATTGATGCTAGTCGGTACATACAACCTGTGTTTACCTGGCTAGAGACTGGCGGTCATACTCGGATGGCTGCCACATTATATGCCGCAGGGCCTGAGCAAAGTGTGTGACATGTTGTCCGGTCCCGGAGGAGATCTCCAGAGCCCGCAGCGGTCTCCCGGTGTTCACGTTCTCCCGGAGCACCGTGAGGATGGGCTCCTTGTTCCTCTCCGCGGCAGCGGCGCTCAGCATCTTGCTAAACTCCGGGTATAACTGTCGAGTTATACGGCACAGCTTTCCAAACCACTCCAGCGGAGCTGAACACCGTTGGGTTCGTGCAGATTGAATAACTCAACACCCCcgtatgttttggtttttcactTAAATGGGCTACTTCCGCATTTACCCACGTGACCGAGCCCGCGTCCAATAGCGGCGGACAGTGGGCGGGAACAAGCGCGCCCCATTATAAGAGCATTACAACACAGATAGTCTGTCTTCTTTATTCAAGGGAAAATAGCATTCAGGAACACATCATATGTTACaagatttacacatttatttcacatgtgAACACCACATTTTCCCTCAGTCTCAAATTTAAATCTAAGAGACAGCAACATATAATAATAGTTTGGTAGCAGAAGGTcataaatagaaacagttttggcaaacacaaacatacacgaCACAGAACTGTCAAGGTGGTAAAGGTAAACAGTCTTAAGTTACTACATCAATATTCTTAACGGGCAAAAATGAATGTATTGTTTTAGTATATTATTCAGAACCAGtgcaaaatgcaaacaaaaacataatactGTGAATTTCTGTTACTCGGGTATACTGGATGTAAGATGTAAGAAAAGCTGTTAATAatacaaatgcattttgaaaaaaatcttAACCAACAGtgtctaaacatgtttttttaattgaacaCACCTTTTAAGATATAATTCAATTAGAGTGATTTCTGTTGTGTGCTTCCATAGATTTTATCCACCTTTACATTGTAACCATCTGCTTTGTTTGAATAATATTCAAAGGTGTAACAGCTGCTTTTATGCAGTTGCTACAGGCTTGTCCTTCTCTTCCAGTCTGGCGGCATCTTCTGCATTCTGACTCTgttcattttccacatttagAAGTGTTTGAGGTGCGATAGGAGAGGGCCCCAGGCCCTCGAGTGAACTGTTGTACACCAGAGATGGATTCAGACAGAAGAGAGTCTGGTTGTTGTCAAGTGCATCCAAATTAGTCACAGCAGCGACCACGGCATCACTGAAGATCGTGTTTGAGAAAACCGAATTGAAAGTGAATGAGGAGCCAAAAACTGACTCCTGCACAGGGGATTTTGTTTGGTCTGTGGGATCTATG encodes the following:
- the mettl26 gene encoding methyltransferase-like 26; protein product: MLSAAAAERNKEPILTVLRENVNTGRPLRALEISSGTGQHVTHFAQALRHIMWQPSEYDRQSLASIEAYRARYQLNNVMPAIHLDASLPQKYWGGIQAESMDLVVNINMIHISPMACTEGLFNGAGAVLKPQGLLLTYGPYAVNGQITPQSNVDFDHSLRQRNPEWGLRDISLLCSLAQRNGLFLEKIVDMPANNKCLLFRKESLV